A stretch of Vicinamibacterales bacterium DNA encodes these proteins:
- a CDS encoding DEAD/DEAH box helicase family protein — MSACRRSPRRTFSRSPTQTFDSYWQSAEYEDYEPAKHAKRLDHALAGAEAPALRDDGFLSFLDVTPWPHQTEIPEKLAAERERHHRFKNLVVAATGTGKTIVAALDFKRLRAQMGDPRLLFVAHRQEILKQSFGAPPGKALLAGRARQVAGRRLDYLDVRHRCIL, encoded by the coding sequence ATGTCCGCCTGTCGGAGGTCACCTCGTCGGACATTCTCGAGAAGTCCGACGCAAACGTTTGACAGCTACTGGCAGAGCGCGGAATACGAGGACTACGAGCCGGCCAAGCACGCCAAGCGACTGGACCACGCATTGGCCGGGGCTGAAGCCCCGGCCCTCCGGGATGATGGGTTCCTCAGCTTTCTCGACGTCACGCCGTGGCCGCATCAGACGGAAATTCCCGAGAAGCTCGCCGCCGAACGCGAACGTCACCACCGCTTCAAGAACCTCGTGGTCGCCGCCACCGGCACCGGCAAGACCATCGTCGCCGCCCTGGACTTCAAGCGCCTGCGCGCGCAGATGGGCGACCCACGCCTGCTGTTTGTGGCGCACCGGCAGGAGATCCTGAAGCAGAGCTTTGGGGCACCTCCCGGGAAGGCACTTCTTGCCGGGAGGGCAAGGCAGGTCGCCGGCCGGAGGCTCGACTACCTCGACGTGCGGCACAGGTGTATCCTGTGA
- a CDS encoding DUF433 domain-containing protein, translating into MDPGQCGGRPCVRGLRIRVTDVLDLLAAGLSPAQVLEELPDLEIEDISACLRFASRRLDHPIVAA; encoded by the coding sequence GTGGATCCTGGCCAATGCGGGGGCCGTCCCTGCGTGCGCGGGTTACGCATCCGTGTCACCGACGTGTTGGACCTGCTCGCTGCCGGCCTGTCGCCGGCGCAGGTGCTCGAAGAGCTGCCGGATCTGGAGATCGAGGACATCTCCGCATGCCTGCGATTCGCCAGCCGGCGCCTTGATCATCCCATCGTAGCGGCGTGA
- a CDS encoding DUF5615 family PIN-like protein yields MTIWLDNQLPPALAAWMRVTLAIDCVPIRDLNLQRASDAAIFTAARESKVTVMTKDADFASLVDQLGSPPQVILVTCGNTSNVRLRQLIETAWPTILPMLERGEQLVELGEQPPSAQA; encoded by the coding sequence GTGACCATCTGGCTCGACAATCAACTGCCGCCCGCCCTCGCGGCGTGGATGCGGGTGACGCTGGCTATCGACTGCGTGCCTATCCGCGACTTGAACCTGCAACGCGCGTCAGACGCGGCTATCTTCACGGCCGCCCGGGAATCAAAGGTCACCGTGATGACCAAAGATGCCGACTTCGCGTCACTGGTTGACCAACTTGGTTCGCCACCCCAGGTCATCCTTGTCACTTGCGGCAATACCTCGAATGTGCGCCTCCGTCAGCTGATCGAAACAGCGTGGCCCACGATTCTCCCCATGCTTGAACGCGGCGAACAGCTGGTCGAACTCGGAGAGCAACCGCCGTCTGCCCAGGCGTAG
- a CDS encoding HNH endonuclease translates to MDDHNALVRLAAFKFLGEQTRLASDERALPRAVLVAGFTFDGQRVPLMGPQGIFKPRVITDVPLSITTVPVIEGEDRPYDDAFGDDGLLRYRYRGTDPGHHENVGLRLAMQRHIPLIYFHGVVPGLYVPEWPVYIVGDNPAGLVFTVSVEERRFASLGSPPPESEEMEIRRRYATRTFQQRLHQREFRERVVLAYQNHCAVCRLRRQELLEAAHIVGDADPLGVPSVRNGLALCKLHHAAFDTNLIGIRPDYTVDVRRDVLEETDGPMLVHGLQGFNGKSLWVPRRDASKPDPALLKQRYDQFLEASPR, encoded by the coding sequence ATGGACGATCACAACGCGCTTGTTCGTTTAGCTGCCTTCAAGTTCCTTGGAGAGCAGACACGGCTGGCCAGCGACGAACGGGCCCTGCCAAGAGCCGTTCTCGTAGCTGGATTCACCTTCGACGGCCAGCGCGTTCCGCTCATGGGCCCCCAAGGCATCTTCAAGCCCCGCGTCATCACCGACGTGCCGCTAAGTATCACGACCGTTCCCGTGATCGAAGGCGAGGACCGGCCCTACGATGATGCCTTCGGCGACGATGGCTTGCTGCGGTATCGATATCGCGGGACCGACCCCGGCCATCACGAGAATGTCGGCCTGCGCCTGGCCATGCAGCGCCACATCCCGTTGATCTACTTCCATGGTGTTGTCCCGGGTCTGTACGTTCCCGAATGGCCTGTCTACATCGTTGGCGACAACCCTGCTGGTCTGGTGTTCACAGTCAGTGTCGAGGAACGGCGGTTCGCGAGCCTTGGTTCGCCGCCACCCGAGTCGGAGGAAATGGAGATTCGGCGTCGTTATGCGACCCGCACATTCCAACAGCGCCTCCATCAGCGCGAGTTCAGGGAACGTGTCGTACTGGCCTACCAGAACCACTGCGCCGTCTGCCGATTGCGTCGACAAGAGCTCCTGGAGGCGGCGCACATAGTGGGGGATGCTGATCCTCTTGGCGTGCCGTCGGTGAGGAATGGTCTCGCTCTCTGCAAGCTCCATCACGCGGCGTTCGACACGAACCTGATTGGGATTCGCCCCGACTACACAGTGGACGTTCGAAGAGATGTCCTGGAGGAGACGGACGGTCCCATGCTTGTCCACGGACTCCAAGGGTTCAATGGGAAATCTCTTTGGGTGCCACGCCGCGATGCATCGAAGCCGGATCCGGCGCTGCTCAAGCAGCGTTACGATCAGTTTCTGGAGGCGTCTCCCCGCTGA
- a CDS encoding DUF4160 domain-containing protein, producing MPEISRFYGIVIRMFAEAGARHHRPHFHAIYQDHAAAFAIDTLELLGGDLPVPQRRLVEAWAELHRAELLTDWTLLHSGQPPVKIDPLT from the coding sequence ATGCCCGAGATCTCCCGCTTCTACGGAATCGTCATTCGCATGTTCGCCGAGGCCGGCGCACGCCACCATCGTCCGCACTTCCACGCCATCTACCAGGATCACGCGGCCGCGTTTGCGATCGACACTCTCGAGTTGCTTGGCGGCGACCTACCCGTCCCGCAACGCCGCCTGGTCGAGGCCTGGGCGGAGCTTCACCGGGCTGAGCTGCTGACGGACTGGACCCTCTTGCATTCGGGTCAACCCCCGGTCAAGATCGACCCATTGACCTGA
- a CDS encoding DUF2442 domain-containing protein: MMTHPMHRVVSFAIVGPHELDITFEDGVVRRINFLPVLEGALFGPLKDLSIFNAVSLSEEGYTLVWPNGADFDPATLHDWPEVEAEFIQMAQSWASHRLNTD, translated from the coding sequence ATGATGACGCACCCAATGCACCGCGTCGTGTCGTTCGCCATCGTCGGCCCTCACGAACTCGACATCACCTTCGAAGACGGCGTCGTCCGCCGCATCAACTTCCTGCCGGTGCTTGAAGGCGCACTCTTCGGACCGCTGAAGGACCTGAGCATTTTCAACGCGGTGTCGTTGAGCGAAGAGGGCTACACGCTGGTCTGGCCGAACGGCGCGGACTTCGACCCGGCCACCTTGCACGACTGGCCGGAGGTCGAAGCCGAATTCATCCAGATGGCCCAGTCGTGGGCCAGCCACAGATTGAACACAGATTAG